Sequence from the Fictibacillus arsenicus genome:
TATTCTTTCTTCTTTGCCAGCTTTTCAATTCTTTTAAAACGTCTTAAATCAGCTTTTCGGATTGGAAGCGGCTCTCTTTTTAGAAGCTTTATGGTTGAGAATAAGAGCAGCAGCAAAATAACTATAAAAGGCAATGCTGCAATTAATGAAGCTGTCTGCAGCGCTTCAAGTCCTCCTGCATACAGCAGAACTGCTGCGATGGCAGCCATCAGTATTCCCCATACAAATTTTGCGAACTGCGGCGGGTTCAAGCTTCCATGCGAGGTCATGCTTGCAAGAATATATGTCGCTGAATCCGCCGAAGTAACTAGGAAAGTAAAAATAAGTAAAAGTGAAATAACTGATAGCATATCCGTCATAGGTAAGCCTTCGTACACTTGAAAAAGAGCTGAAGTTAAATCAGCATCCACCGCTTCTGCAATTTGAGTGCCGTTATGTAAGTCATTCCATAGGGCTGTTCCACCGAAAGTAGCAATCCAAAGACAAGCAATTGCAGGGGGAATAACCATGACACCTATAATAAATTCCCTTATCGTTCTTCCTCTCGAAACTCTCGCCACAAAAGCTCCAACAAATGGAGACCATGCGATTACCCAAGCCCAATAAAAAATTGTCCAGTCTCTGATCCAAGTACCACCTTTATATGGCTGCACTCTTAAACTGTTTTGAACAAAGTTGGTAATATAATCTCCAATAGCCAAAGTAAAGGACTCTAGAATAAAGACTTTCGGACCTGCTGCAAAGACAAATAAAAGAAGACCAATCGCAAGACCTAAATTCAAATTACTTAAGTATTTGATTCCTTTCTTTAACCCTGTTGTGGAAGAAAGCATATAAGCTATAAACATGAACAGAATGATTGTCAGCTGAATACCAATGGAGTTACCCGTTTTAAATACGATATTTAATCCGCCGTTCATTTGAAGAACGCCAAGTCCTACGGATGTTGCTATACCCATTACTGTTGCAATAACCGCAAAAGAATCAATGGTATTTTTCACAGCTCGTCTGCTCCCAATTACTGGTTCTAAAGCAGTAGAAACGAGTCCGTCTTTTTGCTTTCTAAATTGCAAAAAACCAATTACAAGCCCAACCA
This genomic interval carries:
- a CDS encoding BCCT family transporter — translated: MKSEVWKNPVFYVSAAVIMLFVLIGAVMPKKFGKVAGKLFDFTTINFGWFYLFSVFIIIIFLVGLAFSKYGAIRLGGENESPEFSFFTWIGMLFSAGFGAGLVFWGVAEPMSHFFSPPFSAVKGQTEEAARLAMGYSFFHWGISQWSVFALVGLVIGFLQFRKQKDGLVSTALEPVIGSRRAVKNTIDSFAVIATVMGIATSVGLGVLQMNGGLNIVFKTGNSIGIQLTIILFMFIAYMLSSTTGLKKGIKYLSNLNLGLAIGLLLFVFAAGPKVFILESFTLAIGDYITNFVQNSLRVQPYKGGTWIRDWTIFYWAWVIAWSPFVGAFVARVSRGRTIREFIIGVMVIPPAIACLWIATFGGTALWNDLHNGTQIAEAVDADLTSALFQVYEGLPMTDMLSVISLLLIFTFLVTSADSATYILASMTSHGSLNPPQFAKFVWGILMAAIAAVLLYAGGLEALQTASLIAALPFIVILLLLLFSTIKLLKREPLPIRKADLRRFKRIEKLAKKKE